The following coding sequences are from one Spartinivicinus poritis window:
- a CDS encoding transporter substrate-binding domain-containing protein, which translates to MKYIALAIMLFTLNALAEPTVVKYLKKEEDSARYSYYYELIDIVLETTKSSFGDYKIEPLIGEMTAARWNQTAIEGKLLNLLWSPAGMEGLDTQMIPIPVPLVKGLTGYRVFLIHKANQPKFSQVKTLADLKLLTVGQGQNWGDVPIFQHNGIEVVEGSTYEGLFGMLAAKRFDYFSRGLNEIIPEYQARKDQYPSMAIEQEILLFYPYPFIFFASKNTPELAKRLEAGLMIMIKNGSLDNHFNKYHKSTLQALNLQKRKLLKISNPFLPSYIPVNDKKLWYSPFSTN; encoded by the coding sequence ATGAAATATATAGCGCTCGCTATAATGCTATTTACCCTAAATGCACTGGCAGAACCAACCGTTGTTAAGTACTTGAAAAAGGAAGAGGACTCTGCCAGATACAGCTACTACTACGAACTAATCGATATAGTGCTAGAGACAACTAAGAGTAGTTTTGGTGATTATAAAATAGAGCCTTTGATAGGAGAAATGACAGCAGCCAGGTGGAACCAGACAGCAATCGAAGGAAAACTACTCAACCTGTTATGGAGCCCCGCAGGAATGGAAGGGTTAGATACCCAGATGATTCCGATCCCCGTTCCACTGGTTAAAGGGCTGACTGGATACCGGGTATTTTTGATTCACAAAGCGAACCAGCCAAAATTTTCGCAAGTAAAAACATTGGCAGACCTGAAGCTGCTGACAGTAGGCCAAGGCCAAAATTGGGGAGATGTCCCCATCTTTCAACATAATGGTATTGAAGTAGTAGAAGGCTCAACTTATGAAGGTTTATTCGGGATGTTGGCGGCTAAAAGATTTGATTACTTTTCAAGAGGATTAAATGAAATAATCCCTGAGTACCAAGCAAGAAAAGACCAATACCCATCAATGGCCATTGAGCAAGAAATTCTATTATTTTACCCCTACCCTTTTATATTTTTCGCCAGTAAAAACACACCTGAACTGGCTAAACGGTTAGAAGCCGGCTTAATGATAATGATTAAAAATGGCTCTTTAGATAATCACTTTAATAAATATCATAAGTCAACACTACAAGCACTAAACTTACAAAAGCGTAAATTACTTAAAATTAGCAATCCATTTCTCCCCAGCTATATTCCAGTTAATGACAAAAAACTATGGTATAGCCCTTTCTCAACAAATTAA
- a CDS encoding DEAD/DEAH box helicase — protein MNNSLGLLPSGKIRYFSGDDTGKNGPALANITKHFVEKRTSEGLFALAALKSGSSLPPTFRFWYEFSCQYMSTRCHSPDSEALPPIEPLDTTTAEHFLQSSPPMIGAEYLSVEVLQQLWVELDNWLTYEVEQHYDCLATLLKTRAPHWHQVGRVCFHLAENKSDPDYPFAFMATYSPSYDQGKSRHLPLARALEEYAGSKNKARLIHLLSPIDLASKSSALVKDLVDSGDVYHPLAWSPQEAYQFLKEVPLFEESGIIIRLPDWWKKRPRPKVKATLSTGLNNTFNADAMLRFNVQVALGDNKLTQAEWDTLLAADDGLAFIKGQWVEVDKEKLEQAMAQMKALEKHDEEEGISFIEGMRLLSGASSDLSANKDEQDATEWAFIEADTKLSKILQQIRQPETLKSTLPKRALKATLRPYQETGVNWLWHLNQLGLGACLADDMGLGKTIQIISLLLILKKNKVNRPSLLVLPTSLMGNWKSELEKFAPSLKALFVHPSLTSKTQLDELSKAKQLSGVDLIITTYGMLLRQLWLQNIQWHMVVLDEAQAIKNPGTQQTKAAKKLQAHARIALTGTPVENRLADLWSLFDFICPGLLGTATRFKSFTKSLEKRVSEQYAPLRNLVQPYILRRLKTDKSIISDLPDKTEVYAYCGLSKAQASLYQKSVNELAASLRSADGMKRRGLVLSFILRFKQICNHPAQFISDGDYKAQKSGKFLRLAEICEEISSRQEKVLVFTQFREMCEPLANFLSDCFGQPGLVLHGAVSAKKRQEMVEQFQAEDGPPFFVLSIKAGGTGLTLTEASHVIHFDRWWNPAVENQATDRAFRIGQKNNVLVHKFVCQGTIEEKIDAIIAEKSALANDILEGGSEVMLTEMNDSELIELVSLDLERTQV, from the coding sequence ATGAACAACTCTCTTGGTTTACTTCCTTCTGGAAAAATACGTTACTTTTCAGGCGACGATACTGGTAAAAACGGGCCAGCATTAGCTAACATTACCAAGCACTTTGTAGAGAAGCGTACTAGTGAAGGGCTTTTTGCCCTGGCAGCATTAAAGAGTGGAAGCTCACTACCTCCTACTTTTCGATTTTGGTATGAGTTTTCCTGCCAATATATGAGCACTCGTTGCCATAGTCCTGATAGCGAAGCACTGCCACCAATTGAGCCATTAGACACAACAACTGCCGAGCACTTTTTACAGAGTTCACCGCCCATGATAGGTGCTGAATATCTATCAGTTGAAGTATTACAACAACTATGGGTTGAACTAGACAACTGGCTAACATACGAAGTAGAACAGCACTATGATTGCTTGGCTACACTACTAAAAACACGTGCTCCTCACTGGCACCAAGTGGGGCGAGTATGCTTTCACCTAGCCGAAAATAAATCAGATCCTGACTATCCATTTGCCTTTATGGCAACCTATTCACCATCCTATGATCAAGGGAAAAGCCGTCACCTGCCTCTGGCAAGAGCCTTGGAAGAGTATGCAGGCAGTAAAAACAAAGCGCGGTTAATTCACTTATTGTCACCTATCGATTTGGCTTCCAAGTCCAGCGCGTTAGTAAAAGACTTGGTAGATTCAGGTGATGTCTATCATCCTTTAGCCTGGAGCCCTCAAGAAGCTTATCAATTTCTGAAAGAGGTTCCTTTGTTTGAAGAAAGCGGCATTATTATTCGTTTGCCTGACTGGTGGAAAAAGAGGCCTAGACCAAAAGTCAAAGCCACTTTAAGTACTGGGTTAAATAATACCTTCAATGCTGATGCGATGCTTCGCTTCAATGTTCAAGTAGCGTTAGGTGATAACAAGCTAACTCAAGCAGAATGGGATACCTTGTTAGCAGCTGATGATGGTTTAGCTTTTATTAAAGGCCAATGGGTAGAGGTAGACAAAGAAAAACTAGAACAAGCCATGGCCCAAATGAAAGCATTAGAAAAGCATGATGAAGAAGAAGGGATCTCTTTTATCGAAGGTATGCGACTACTCTCAGGTGCTTCATCAGATTTATCAGCTAATAAAGATGAACAAGATGCTACCGAATGGGCTTTTATTGAGGCAGATACTAAGTTATCAAAAATATTACAACAAATACGTCAACCAGAAACCTTAAAATCAACACTGCCCAAACGTGCTTTAAAAGCTACCTTACGCCCTTATCAAGAAACAGGCGTTAACTGGCTCTGGCATTTAAACCAATTGGGCCTGGGTGCTTGCTTAGCTGATGATATGGGGCTAGGAAAAACCATCCAAATTATTTCTTTATTATTAATTCTTAAGAAAAATAAAGTCAATCGTCCATCATTATTGGTCTTGCCGACTTCACTGATGGGTAACTGGAAGAGTGAACTGGAAAAGTTTGCTCCCTCCCTCAAAGCACTATTTGTACACCCATCATTAACCAGCAAGACACAGCTGGATGAACTATCAAAGGCCAAGCAGCTATCAGGTGTTGATTTAATTATTACCACTTATGGTATGTTGCTACGTCAACTCTGGCTACAAAATATTCAATGGCATATGGTCGTGTTAGATGAAGCACAAGCGATTAAAAACCCAGGTACCCAACAAACCAAAGCAGCTAAAAAGCTACAAGCCCACGCCAGAATTGCTTTAACAGGTACACCAGTAGAAAACCGGCTTGCTGATTTGTGGTCTTTATTCGACTTTATTTGCCCTGGCTTACTCGGCACAGCCACCCGTTTCAAATCCTTTACCAAGTCGCTAGAAAAGCGAGTGTCTGAGCAATATGCACCATTAAGGAATTTAGTCCAACCTTACATATTAAGGCGTTTAAAAACAGATAAAAGTATTATTTCAGATTTACCAGACAAAACCGAAGTTTACGCCTACTGTGGTCTATCTAAAGCACAAGCCAGCCTATATCAAAAATCTGTTAATGAGCTAGCTGCTTCTCTTCGAAGTGCCGATGGAATGAAACGTCGAGGGTTAGTCCTTTCTTTTATTTTACGGTTTAAACAAATCTGCAATCATCCAGCCCAGTTTATCTCTGATGGTGATTATAAAGCACAGAAAAGTGGTAAGTTTTTACGACTGGCAGAAATTTGCGAAGAAATTAGCTCAAGACAAGAAAAAGTATTGGTGTTTACTCAGTTTCGTGAAATGTGTGAGCCCCTAGCCAACTTTTTAAGTGACTGTTTTGGCCAGCCCGGCTTAGTCTTACATGGCGCCGTTTCTGCTAAAAAGCGCCAGGAAATGGTCGAACAATTTCAGGCCGAAGATGGCCCGCCTTTCTTTGTGCTTTCTATAAAAGCTGGGGGGACAGGTTTGACCTTAACCGAAGCGTCACATGTTATTCATTTTGATCGATGGTGGAACCCTGCGGTGGAAAATCAAGCCACTGACCGTGCTTTCCGTATTGGTCAAAAAAATAATGTATTGGTACATAAGTTTGTTTGCCAAGGTACCATTGAAGAAAAAATTGATGCGATCATTGCTGAAAAGTCAGCACTTGCTAATGATATTTTAGAAGGTGGCTCTGAAGTTATGTTAACTGAAATGAACGATAGTGAGCTGATAGAACTTGTCAGCCTTGATCTTGAAAGAACCCAAGTTTAA
- a CDS encoding diacylglycerol kinase, translated as MNSTKPTGINRLIKATLYSWQGLKAAYQNEQAFKQESWLLLVLTPIAIWLGDNALEVALLIGSILLVMIVELLNSAIEAVVDRVSDERHPLSGRAKDMGSAAVMVALMCAGLVWLGVLLS; from the coding sequence ATGAATAGCACTAAGCCAACTGGCATCAACCGGCTGATAAAAGCCACACTTTATTCCTGGCAAGGGCTAAAAGCAGCCTATCAAAATGAGCAGGCATTCAAGCAAGAGAGCTGGCTGTTATTAGTCCTCACCCCTATCGCCATCTGGCTTGGTGACAATGCATTAGAAGTGGCTTTGTTGATTGGTAGTATTCTACTGGTAATGATTGTTGAATTATTGAACTCAGCAATTGAGGCAGTAGTAGACCGTGTTTCAGATGAACGACACCCGTTGTCAGGTAGAGCGAAGGACATGGGGTCGGCAGCAGTGATGGTAGCCTTGATGTGTGCTGGGTTAGTGTGGTTGGGGGTGTTGCTCAGTTAG
- a CDS encoding phage tail protein, protein MENKYYNILTDVGKAQLTNAILQGDTLKLTTIKVGDGGADEGKEVFPNESNTSLVRERWSGNINHLYVDEKNPLWVVVEAEIPAKQGGWCITEFGLYDEQDNLISIGKYPRTYKPKIEEGSGSSLYLKVILEVANAKNIELKVDPSIVLASRSYVDEKFAQKTDAIDEDDSNKLATAKAVHDLHLKSEHHFLSMPIFPEILQEDNKLKITQTENTLTIEPDQVFIIRGWNQINTNNYSRSERTFHFSPDKTYHLRWNMDNGFTLYDLEDSSYNSKQLPETDEIFDTQYDDMLCALVKSSQISSLINRNKLQTFYSGKLNSSDIYLDNYENIMGSIILNINWSRTPAIDLFSKIRNGFDKWDNPTATVNDLFLIKTDAIINDSWSGSSPLTADLSYKLNRYKVKIPVMESRYKNRIAINEHFKYELFVSV, encoded by the coding sequence ATGGAAAATAAATACTACAATATTTTAACTGACGTTGGTAAAGCGCAGCTGACTAATGCTATTTTACAAGGAGATACCTTAAAATTAACCACTATTAAAGTTGGTGACGGTGGTGCTGATGAAGGTAAAGAAGTCTTCCCAAATGAATCAAATACCTCATTAGTAAGAGAACGTTGGTCAGGCAACATCAACCACCTTTATGTCGATGAAAAGAATCCGCTTTGGGTAGTGGTGGAAGCTGAAATACCAGCCAAACAAGGTGGCTGGTGTATCACCGAATTTGGCTTATATGACGAACAAGATAACTTAATTAGTATTGGCAAATACCCCAGAACCTATAAACCCAAAATTGAAGAAGGTAGTGGCAGTAGTCTTTATTTGAAGGTGATTTTAGAAGTAGCCAATGCGAAAAATATTGAGCTTAAGGTTGATCCTTCAATCGTGCTAGCGTCTAGGAGCTATGTGGATGAGAAGTTTGCTCAAAAAACCGATGCCATTGATGAAGATGATTCAAATAAGCTGGCTACAGCAAAAGCTGTACATGATTTACATTTAAAAAGTGAACATCATTTTCTAAGTATGCCTATTTTTCCTGAAATACTGCAGGAGGACAATAAGCTCAAAATAACCCAAACAGAAAATACTCTCACTATTGAGCCAGACCAAGTATTTATTATTCGTGGCTGGAACCAAATTAATACAAATAATTATAGTAGATCAGAAAGAACATTTCATTTTAGCCCAGATAAAACCTATCATTTACGCTGGAATATGGATAATGGATTTACTTTATATGACTTAGAAGATAGCAGCTATAACTCTAAGCAGCTACCTGAAACAGATGAGATATTTGATACTCAGTATGATGACATGCTTTGTGCATTGGTAAAAAGCAGCCAAATAAGTTCCTTGATAAATAGAAATAAACTGCAAACATTTTACTCCGGCAAACTAAATAGTTCAGATATTTATCTTGACAACTATGAAAATATAATGGGTAGTATTATATTAAACATAAATTGGTCAAGAACACCAGCAATAGATTTATTCAGTAAAATAAGAAATGGTTTCGACAAGTGGGATAATCCCACAGCAACTGTTAATGACTTATTTTTAATAAAAACTGATGCAATCATAAATGACAGCTGGAGCGGCAGTAGTCCTCTAACAGCTGATTTGTCTTACAAGTTAAATAGATATAAAGTTAAAATCCCAGTTATGGAGTCAAGATACAAAAACCGTATCGCAATAAACGAACATTTTAAATATGAACTATTCGTGAGTGTATAA
- a CDS encoding lipin/Ned1/Smp2 family protein, with translation MKSLVNLCFISIVSCGITSLSAAESNSSNQNIYTTSSQHQHSKSKFNGCTDYGIKSRAPKFSAPPSQGFRHHSSSLLSKWFTPYHMVHDELVNPGEAVRITGKFDYDWFLHKDLEDEYIHAYIFGTGMTKWKYLGQYKTNRDGKVTVKVPGQTVGDYIIRMVVDGDHSMADGYISVRSPGRQAVLFDIDGTLTLNDAEQIGDYLGLSTATPFYYAKETIQAYRDKGYQLIFLTARPYWQTKGSRVWLRNTMQQADWHLRTNIDGEIFTSFKGHAEYKAAYIKKLQQEGINIVRVYGNASTDIKAYEMANIPKHETYILGRHAGKKDTQTVGDDYTLHYSSTVVNTPKANCKP, from the coding sequence ATGAAATCACTGGTCAACTTGTGTTTTATATCAATTGTAAGTTGTGGAATAACATCACTTTCAGCAGCTGAAAGTAACTCATCAAATCAGAATATTTATACCACTTCAAGTCAACATCAGCATTCTAAATCAAAGTTTAATGGTTGTACTGATTATGGTATCAAGTCACGTGCTCCAAAGTTTAGCGCACCACCATCCCAAGGGTTTCGCCATCATAGTAGTTCACTGCTAAGTAAATGGTTTACTCCCTATCATATGGTTCATGATGAATTAGTTAACCCGGGTGAAGCCGTGAGGATAACAGGAAAGTTTGATTATGATTGGTTTTTACATAAAGACTTAGAAGACGAATATATTCATGCTTATATTTTTGGTACAGGCATGACCAAATGGAAATATTTAGGTCAATATAAAACCAATCGAGATGGAAAAGTCACTGTAAAAGTGCCAGGTCAAACTGTTGGCGACTACATTATTCGGATGGTGGTAGATGGCGACCATAGTATGGCAGATGGTTACATAAGCGTAAGAAGTCCTGGCCGCCAAGCTGTGTTATTTGATATTGATGGCACCCTTACTTTAAACGATGCAGAACAAATTGGTGACTACTTAGGCTTATCTACTGCAACTCCTTTCTACTATGCTAAAGAAACTATCCAAGCTTACCGTGATAAAGGTTATCAGCTTATATTTCTAACTGCTCGTCCTTATTGGCAAACGAAAGGGAGCCGCGTATGGTTACGTAACACTATGCAGCAAGCTGACTGGCATCTTCGCACTAATATAGATGGCGAAATTTTTACCAGTTTCAAAGGGCATGCCGAATATAAAGCCGCCTATATAAAGAAGCTTCAACAAGAAGGTATTAACATAGTTCGTGTATACGGTAATGCTTCTACCGATATTAAAGCTTATGAGATGGCAAATATACCTAAACATGAAACCTATATCCTTGGTCGCCATGCAGGGAAAAAGGATACACAAACGGTAGGAGATGACTATACGCTTCACTACAGTAGTACTGTAGTTAATACGCCAAAAGCTAACTGTAAACCCTAG
- a CDS encoding acyltransferase family protein yields MNSKGLQTKNDVSERIYYLDNVRAIAMFLGIVLHASLPYGYTFYDTWFIKNDSQSITMDVIFTFIHLFRMALFFLISGFFANMLVQKRGVLGFTKNRGIRLLIPFIIFYPIVVTAMTEIIHYSGDHLHDLSKLVALITKGGFELPPRTMHLWFIYHLMAFCIIVILVCRADFSWISKISSKVFSSSTSLLYLPILIIPGLYYAGLPQRAPSSFYFEIWSLGYYGLFFLFGWHLFHHSDYLKRITKHIPLMSVFCLIGFIIFYLKMEPLSFEQLLQDLKIGTINFSWDYLIRIIIEAYLSFYLVMLSLLLGKQFLDSSHKVFRYLSDASYWVYIIHLPVVYFIQVLMGNWKINLWIEFIIAVSGTMIVSLITYQIAVRYTIIGTILNGKKTRSAQQHPGKLAEQN; encoded by the coding sequence ATGAATAGTAAAGGATTACAAACTAAAAATGATGTTAGTGAAAGAATCTATTATTTAGATAATGTTAGGGCTATTGCCATGTTCCTGGGTATTGTCCTACATGCATCGCTACCTTATGGTTATACATTCTATGACACATGGTTTATTAAGAACGACTCTCAATCGATAACAATGGATGTTATCTTTACTTTCATCCACTTATTCAGGATGGCTTTGTTTTTTCTTATTTCTGGCTTTTTTGCCAATATGCTTGTTCAAAAACGAGGTGTTCTAGGCTTCACAAAAAATCGCGGTATTCGATTACTTATTCCTTTTATAATATTCTATCCAATTGTCGTTACAGCGATGACAGAAATTATCCATTATTCAGGTGACCATCTGCATGACTTATCAAAATTAGTAGCACTAATAACAAAAGGCGGTTTTGAGCTACCACCTAGAACTATGCACCTATGGTTTATTTATCATCTAATGGCATTTTGTATTATCGTTATTTTGGTTTGCCGAGCTGATTTTTCTTGGATATCAAAAATAAGTAGTAAAGTTTTTAGCTCCTCTACTTCATTACTTTATTTGCCCATACTGATTATCCCTGGATTATACTATGCTGGCTTACCTCAAAGAGCACCCAGCTCTTTTTATTTTGAGATTTGGTCACTGGGGTATTATGGGCTATTCTTTTTATTTGGCTGGCACCTATTTCATCACTCTGACTATTTGAAAAGAATAACAAAGCACATTCCACTAATGAGTGTATTTTGTCTAATAGGCTTTATAATATTTTATCTAAAAATGGAGCCTTTGAGCTTTGAGCAGTTATTACAAGACCTAAAAATTGGTACTATTAATTTTAGCTGGGACTATCTAATAAGAATTATCATAGAAGCATACTTATCCTTTTATTTAGTAATGTTATCACTATTGCTGGGTAAACAATTTTTAGATAGCAGTCATAAAGTTTTTCGCTATTTATCAGATGCCTCATACTGGGTATACATAATTCATTTACCAGTAGTTTATTTTATTCAGGTGCTAATGGGTAATTGGAAAATTAATCTCTGGATAGAGTTTATCATCGCTGTGTCAGGGACAATGATTGTCAGTTTGATAACCTATCAAATTGCTGTTCGTTACACAATTATTGGAACCATTCTTAATGGTAAAAAAACCAGGTCAGCCCAACAGCACCCTGGCAAACTTGCTGAACAAAATTAA